The following is a genomic window from Stenotrophomonas maltophilia.
CCGGTCAGAGCGCTGCGATTATAGGCAGCGCACCGCGCCGTAGTCGTACACGGCAGATGACCGCCGGCGCTGCCGGCGGCTCATCGACCTGATCCTGCGGGGCCGTTGCCCGGCCGTGCCTGCATCTGCACCGGCGCGGGCTCCGCTCAGGCCATCGGCTGGGCAATGTCGGCAATGCGGTAACCGGCACTCTGCACGGTGTGCAGCAGCGGACGGTCGAACGGCTTGTCGATGATCTTGCGCAGGTTGTACAGATGGCTGCGCAGGGTGTCCGAATCGGGCAGGCCGTTGCCCCAGATCTCGCGTTCGATTTCCTGGCGGGTGACCACGCGCGGCGATTCGCGCATCAGGATGGTCAGCAGGCGCAGGCCGATCGGCGACAGCTGCAGCTCGGTACCGGCACGGGTTGCACGCATGCTGACCGGATCGAGCACCAGGTCGGCGACCTTGAGCACTTCCGAACCGACCTGGCGACGTTCGCGGCGGATCAGCGCGCGCAGGCGGGCTTCCAGTTCCTGGATCGCGAACGGCTTGGTCAGGTAGTCATCGGCACCGAAACCCAGGCCGGTGAGCTTGTCGTCCAGCGTGTCGCGTGCGGTGAGCATCAGCACCGGGGTGGATTTGCGCGCATCGTTGCGCAGGCGACGGCACACTTCGATGCCATCCAGGCGCGGCAACATCAAGTCGAGCACCACGACGTCATAGCTGTTTTCCGCCGCAAGGCGGTAGCCATCCAGGCCGTCCTGTGCATAGTCGACTTCGAAGCCGCGACCTTCCAGGTATTCCCCGATCATCTCGGAGATGTTGCGGTTGTCTTCGACCACCAGCACCAAGCCGGAGGTCTCCTTCGTCTGACGCATGTGATTCCCTCTAACTTCAGCTTTGTGAAACATGCCGTATCGACGGTGGACGTGATGTGAAGTTCCGTCAAGAGGAAATCAAACGGTTCAGAGCAGCGGCCTGAGCAGCGGCCAGACATTGTCCAGCACCTTCGGCTGCGCCTGCGCGGTGGGGTGCAGACCGTCGGCCTGCATCATGCCCGGTTGCAGCGCCACGCCTTCCAGCAGGAACGGCAGCAGCGGCACCTTGTACTGCGTGGACAGCGCGCGATAGACCGCGGCCAGGCGCTGGCGGTAGGCCAGGCCATAGTTGGGCGGCACGTCGATGCCCAGCAGCAGCACCTTGGCCCCGGCCTTCTGGCTGGCCTGCACCATCTTTTCCAGGTTGGCCTGCACCTGCAGCGGGGTCAGCCCGCGCAGCGCGTCGTTGCCGCCCAGCGCGATCACCACCACACTCGGCTTCTCCTTCGCCAGCAGGCCCGGCAGGCGGGTCAGCGCGCCGGCGGTGGTTTCCCCGCTCATGCTGGCATTGACGATGCGCGGTGGGGTTTTCGACTGCTGCCTGACCCGCTTGTCCAGCAGGCTGACCCAACCGGCATCGGCGGGGATATTGTGGGCGGCACTTAGGCTGTCGCCAAGCACCAGCACGGTACCGGCCGGACCTTTGGCACAGGCCAGCCCGGGCAACAGCAGCAACGCTAGCAGCAGCACCATCATCGCGCCGGCTCGCCGGCTCCATCCCGTCTTGCGCATTGGAGTCTCCTCATCGACAGCCTGTCCCCCCGCAGCGCGTCCGTCGCCATCGCCGTCGACCAGGTCGGCAAATCCGTGCAGGGCCCGGAGGGTGAAGTCCACATACTGGACAACATCACCCTGGCCGTCCATGAAGGCACCAGCGTGGCCATCGTTGGCGCTTCAGGTTCCGGCAAGACCACCCTGCTCGGCCTGCTGGCCGGGCTGGACCTGCCCAGCCGTGGCCGCATCGCGGTGGCCGGGCAGGATCTGGGCAGCCTGGACGAAGAAGCGCGGGCGCAGCTGCGCGCGCGCACCGTCGGCTTCGTGTTCCAGAGCTTCCACCTGCTGCCGGCGCTGACCGCCGCCGAGAACGTCGCGCTGCCACTGGAACTGGCCGGCCGCGAGGACCGCGCGCGGGTCGATGAGGTACTGGCCCAGGTCGGCCTGTCCCACCGTGCCCGCCACTATCCGCGCCAGTTGTCCGGTGGCGAGCAGCAGCGCGTGGCACTGGCACGCGCCTTCGTCACCCGCCCGCACATCCTGTTTGCCGACGAACCGACCGGCTCGCTGGACCACGCCACCGGCCAGCACATCAGCGACCTGCTGTTCGAACTCAATGCCGGCAGCGGCACCACGCTGGTGCTGGTCACCCATGACCTGCGCCTGGCCCAGCGCTGCCAGTACATCCACCGCATCGACAACGGCCGCCTGCTGCCGGTCGAACACGGGGCCCAGGCATGAACCTGCTGCGCCATGCGTGGCGCGCGCTGCGCCGCGAAGCCCTGGCCGGCGACCTGCTGACCGTGTTCGCCGCACTGGTGCTGGGCGTGGCGGTGATGACCGCGGTCGGCACGCTGGTGAACCGGGTCAACTTGGCCCTGACCGGCAGCGCGGCGGAGATGCTCGGCGGCGACCTCGGCATCGCAGGCCGCACCGATCCGGCAGCGGCCTTCGCCGAAGAAGCGCAGCGCCGTGGCCTGGCACACACCCGCATCGCCAGTTTCGGCAGCGTGCTGTTCCAGGGCGATGCCAGCCAGATGGCCAGCATCAAGGCGGTGCAGGCCGGCTACCCATTGCGCGGCACGCTGCGGGTGCGCGCCACGCCCGGCGGCGCGCTGATCGACAACGCCGGCATGCCGCCGCAGGGCCAGGCCTATGCCGACCCGCGCCTGCTGCAGGGGCTGGGGCTGAAGGCCGGCGATGACCTCGAATTCGGCAGCGGCACGCTGCGCATCGCCGGCATCATCGAGTCCGAGCCGGACACAGGCGGCGACCTGCTGACGCTCTCGCCCACCCTGCTGGTCAACCGCGCCGATGTGGAAGGCACCGGGCTGCTCGGCCCCGGCAGCCGGGTCAACTATCGCCTGATGTTCGCCGGCCCGGCCGACCAGGTTGCCGCGCTGCGCCAGTGGCTGCTGCCCCAGGTGAAGGGCCAGCGCCTGCTGAGTGTGGACGACACCCAGCGCGGCGTGCGCCAGGCCTTCGACCTGGCCGGCCGCTTCCTCGGCCTGAGTGCGCTGCTGGCGGTACTGCTGGCCGGCGTGGCGACCGCACTGGCGGCCAACCGTTTCGCCCTGCGCCGCATCGACCAGGTGGCGGTGCTGCGCTGCCTGGGCGCACGCCAGCGCGACGTCCTGCTTGGCCTGGCGCTGCAGCTGCTGATGCTGGCGGTACCGGCCTGCGCACTCGGCATCGGCCTGGGCATGGCGGCGCAGGAGGGGCTGGTGCAGGTGCTGGGCAGCCTGGTGCCGCAGCGCCTGCCGCTGCCCGAAGCGATGCCGGCACTGACCGGCGCCGGCATCGGCCTGCTGCTGCTGTTCGGCTTTGGCCTGCCGCCGCTGCTGCGCCTGCGCGGGGTGCCGCCGATGCGCGTGCTCAACCGCTCCTTCGCCGCGCTGCCGCCGGCCTCGCTGCTGGCCTACGTGGCCGCGCTGGGCGCCAGCCTGCTGCTGGCGGTGCAGGTCACCGGTGACCTGAAACTGGCGCTGTGGGTGCTCGGCGGCCTGGCGGCACTGGCGGTGGCGGCCGGCGCGGTCGGCTTCGTGCTGCTGCAGCTGCTGCGCGGCCTGCAGCACCGCCTGCACGGCAACTGGCGGCTGGGCCTGGCCGCACTGACCCGGCGCCGGCTGCTGGCGGTGATGCAGCTGGTCGGGCTGTCGCTGTCGCTGTGTGCGTTGCTGCTGCTGGCGGTGACCGGACCGGGCCTGCTGCAGCAGTGGCGCGAGCGGCTGCCGGCCGATACGCCGAACTACTTCCTGATCAACATACAGCCCGAACAGCGCCAGGACGTGCTGGCCGCGCTGCGCGTGCTCGGCGCCAACGACGCCAGCATCGAACCGATGGCCACCGGCCGCCTGATCGCGATCAACGGCAAGCCGCCGCTGCGGGTGGACCGCACGCCGGAACAGAGCGGTCAAGCGGATCAGGGCGAAGGCCAGCGCGATGACGACGACGAGAACCGGCCGTTGAACTTCAGCTGGCGCAGTACCTTCCCGCCGGCCAACACGCTGGTCGACGGCACCTTCTGGAAGGCCGACAGCACGGCGCCGGAAGCGTCGGTGGAGATCGGTTGGGCCAAGCGTTACGGCGTGCATCCGGGCGACCGCATCAGCATTGCGGTGGGCGAGCAGCAACGCGAGTTCACCGTCACCAGCGTACGCAAGGCCGACTGGAACACCTTCCGGCCCAACTTCTTCGTGCTGTTGAACCCCAATGCGGTGGGTGACACCCCGCACAACCTGCTGTCGGCATTCCATCTGCCGGCCGGCAAGGCCGCCGGGCTGGGCGAGCTGGTGCGCGCGCAGCCGAACCTGTCGCTGCTGGATGTGGATGCGGTGATCTCGCAGGTGCGCGATGTGATGGAGCGGGTGGCGCAGGCGGTGCAGCTGGTGATGGTGTTCAGCCTGCTGGCCGGCGTGCTGGTGCTGCTGGCCGCGCTGCAGGCCACGGCCGGCGAACGCCGCTACGACAGCGCGGTACTGCGCACGCTGGGCGCGACCCGGCGGCAGCTGCGTGGTGCGGTGCTGGTCGAGTTCGGTGCGCTGGGCACGCTGGCCGCGTTGCTGGCGGTGGGCTCGGCCGCGGCCATCGGTGTGGTGGTTTCGCAGAAGGTGTTCGAGCTGCCGCTGCTGCCGCCCTGGCCGGGCCTGCTGCTGGGCGGGCTGGTCG
Proteins encoded in this region:
- a CDS encoding arylesterase is translated as MRKTGWSRRAGAMMVLLLALLLLPGLACAKGPAGTVLVLGDSLSAAHNIPADAGWVSLLDKRVRQQSKTPPRIVNASMSGETTAGALTRLPGLLAKEKPSVVVIALGGNDALRGLTPLQVQANLEKMVQASQKAGAKVLLLGIDVPPNYGLAYRQRLAAVYRALSTQYKVPLLPFLLEGVALQPGMMQADGLHPTAQAQPKVLDNVWPLLRPLL
- a CDS encoding ABC transporter permease, which encodes MNLLRHAWRALRREALAGDLLTVFAALVLGVAVMTAVGTLVNRVNLALTGSAAEMLGGDLGIAGRTDPAAAFAEEAQRRGLAHTRIASFGSVLFQGDASQMASIKAVQAGYPLRGTLRVRATPGGALIDNAGMPPQGQAYADPRLLQGLGLKAGDDLEFGSGTLRIAGIIESEPDTGGDLLTLSPTLLVNRADVEGTGLLGPGSRVNYRLMFAGPADQVAALRQWLLPQVKGQRLLSVDDTQRGVRQAFDLAGRFLGLSALLAVLLAGVATALAANRFALRRIDQVAVLRCLGARQRDVLLGLALQLLMLAVPACALGIGLGMAAQEGLVQVLGSLVPQRLPLPEAMPALTGAGIGLLLLFGFGLPPLLRLRGVPPMRVLNRSFAALPPASLLAYVAALGASLLLAVQVTGDLKLALWVLGGLAALAVAAGAVGFVLLQLLRGLQHRLHGNWRLGLAALTRRRLLAVMQLVGLSLSLCALLLLAVTGPGLLQQWRERLPADTPNYFLINIQPEQRQDVLAALRVLGANDASIEPMATGRLIAINGKPPLRVDRTPEQSGQADQGEGQRDDDDENRPLNFSWRSTFPPANTLVDGTFWKADSTAPEASVEIGWAKRYGVHPGDRISIAVGEQQREFTVTSVRKADWNTFRPNFFVLLNPNAVGDTPHNLLSAFHLPAGKAAGLGELVRAQPNLSLLDVDAVISQVRDVMERVAQAVQLVMVFSLLAGVLVLLAALQATAGERRYDSAVLRTLGATRRQLRGAVLVEFGALGTLAALLAVGSAAAIGVVVSQKVFELPLLPPWPGLLLGGLVGIGLSLLAGWWGTRRILHTPPALALREA
- a CDS encoding ABC transporter ATP-binding protein, encoding MQGPEGEVHILDNITLAVHEGTSVAIVGASGSGKTTLLGLLAGLDLPSRGRIAVAGQDLGSLDEEARAQLRARTVGFVFQSFHLLPALTAAENVALPLELAGREDRARVDEVLAQVGLSHRARHYPRQLSGGEQQRVALARAFVTRPHILFADEPTGSLDHATGQHISDLLFELNAGSGTTLVLVTHDLRLAQRCQYIHRIDNGRLLPVEHGAQA
- a CDS encoding response regulator transcription factor, coding for MRQTKETSGLVLVVEDNRNISEMIGEYLEGRGFEVDYAQDGLDGYRLAAENSYDVVVLDLMLPRLDGIEVCRRLRNDARKSTPVLMLTARDTLDDKLTGLGFGADDYLTKPFAIQELEARLRALIRRERRQVGSEVLKVADLVLDPVSMRATRAGTELQLSPIGLRLLTILMRESPRVVTRQEIEREIWGNGLPDSDTLRSHLYNLRKIIDKPFDRPLLHTVQSAGYRIADIAQPMA